The following is a genomic window from Falco naumanni isolate bFalNau1 chromosome 10, bFalNau1.pat, whole genome shotgun sequence.
cagagcagcccctgcccctcacTGCTGCAGGGCTTCTGCTGGGTCTGGGGGCAGTTCTGCTGCCCCGTGGCCCCCGGCAGCCCAGTCCTTGTGAAGCAGCACTGTGGGGTCCCAGCCCTCGCTGCCCCCGTCCTTCCCTGCCCACATGGGCCCTGGCACGGGGAGCAGCACCGGCAGGAGCCTGTGcagctgcacccagcaccccatTCCCATGGCCACCCATGGGGCCCGAGCtccccgtggggctgggggtcagccagggctggaggcCTCcgcctggggcagggaggaggttggccctgcagcagccatgtCCGCAggcttcctcctgctgcatccTGCCCGCGcaccccttccctgccagccgCCACACTGGGGCCAACACCGGCCAGGGCCACCAACACCGGACCgctgcagccaccctgctcTGTCCCCCAAGGTCCCCAAGCACCCTGGGACAGAGGGGTCCTGCCCCGCTGCAGGTGCCAGCAAGGACAAGTTCCCACAGGCAGGGCTTATTGAAATGAATTTAATATCTCATGttgcagcaaaattaaaaatatacaaaaagtTTGTGGTATACAAAAAAAGTCTCAGTACAGACCCCGGCCTCCCGCTTGCCCCCGCGCCGAGGGTCCCAGAGGAGAAGGTGGCACACAGAGTATTTACAGTACATGACAGCAGCCGCCAGGTCCCGGTGCCAGGGGGGCCAGGGACACAGCCGAgaccccccggcagcccctgctGGGAACAAACAGCCCTGGCCAAGGACAAATGGGGCTGGGCCCTGGCCCAGACCTCTCCCCGCTCCCTGAAGCTGGGGTggtcctgctgccaccctgAGGGGGGTGACGCCCCCAGGGACCAGGACCCCTGTCCCTAGTGGGAGCTCAAGCACCCCCGGAGCTGCCCCCATCCCATAACGCCCAGCTTGGCCCCAGGTTGTGCCCCTTCCAGTGCGGCCGCTGGCACTGGGTTTGgcttcccctgcagcacagcctgggtgGGTGACAGGGGGGTGGCCGAGCCCCCGGGCCAGGAGCAGGGCCCAtggctgccccccagccccacacatgGCCAGGCTCTCCACAAAAAGCAGGGCAGCACCACCTGGGTAGGGGATGAGACCCCTGCCCggagcagcccagggctgagGGTACCGTGGCTTGAGTGCATAGAAAAGTGTCCCTCTGTCCTGCTGGCATGGCCCTGGGGTCCCCACACAAACCCCTGGGGTGAAGGGTATAGGGGGTGCAGATGGCACCAAATGCAGCTCCTCGGGTGGacggggagaggggctggggcagaaggGTCCAGAGGAGCTGCCCTGTGGTGTCACCCAGTCCCTGCGTGACTCATCCCCATTCCGGTGGCTTCCCAGCTCCGTGAGTGGGACATGGCAAGGGGCCACCATCCTGGGCACTGCCTTGGGGCTGTGGTGATGCCGCTTGACTCCTATGGGGGTGAGtccccaccccagccactgCCCCTGGCCTTCCCTGAGGAAAagagacccccctgcagagccgCCCggtgcctggtgctgcccctggcaccaccagcacccaccGCCGTGGTCTGCCCGTTACTGGTGGTGAAGGAGGGATGCAGGTTGTGGGGAGGCCCAGCCCATTGCCCAGCCCCAGATATGCTCTGCACCCTCCTCCAGAAGGGTTTCCAAGGCTTCCAGTTAGCACCAGTTAGCACCAGTGACCCCAGCAACTGACCGCCCCAGCCTGCTGTTACCTCGGCCTTCCAGCTACaaagaaatgggaaacaaaagTAACGTGATGCCGCTGCCACCTGTCACCGGGCCAGGCACCCACACCATCCCTCGGGGTCTCCACGCCCGGCACAGTGGGtggcagccagccccccccaccccccagctttCCCACTGCCATCCCTGCCGCGGTGCCTGCTGCCGTGCTTTCTGCCGTGCCTGCTGCCGTGCCTCGCATGGTGCCTGATGGCACGGcggggctggcacagctgcccacACCCCCCAGCCCAAGGCAGGACTTGGCACCACGGCACAGGGCAACCAGATCCAGGACCCCGTGGGGTTGTTGGGGGGGAACAGGGGGCTTGGGGAAGGCACAGGGGCCATGGGCAcagggggtgaggggctggggtggtGCATGGCTGAGGggtgcagcagctccccagccctgtgaACCCCCtgcacacacgtgcacacacacacgtgttCACACACGCACCTCCCCGGGACATGCCTGTCCCCAGGGGACACGGGGTACATTCAGCACAGCCTTTCGGGTGCTGGCACGCCGACAGATCCGCGCAGGACCAGGGACACATTCAGACCTGgagcccggggcagccccgctcttggggcaggcaggggcaggcgggggggaGGCAGGATCCCAGTTCAGGTTTATACTGTactggggagctggagggggaTGATGCCGGTGGCGGGGGGGTGTGTGAATGGAAACGCTCCCAAATGGGAAGCGATGCCAAACCTGGGAGGGGAGAATGACTGGGGGTGAATCCTGCCTTGGGGGGCCCCGGGAACACTGGCaggcccccccacccccctcagcAGTGCCATCCAggccctgctccccacccccacctcaccaccacccccagctaCAGTGGAGGTAGAAAATGTCACACAAAATGTCACCACTCAGGTGAAAACAAATCCGATGAGATGAAGCGTTCCTGTGGGGACTGGGGGGATGATGGGGTACAGCCATCCCAGCTGGAGCCAAGGGCCCAGCTCAGAGCTGGGGGGGAGCAGGGTTCATGCCCACCCATGACAGCCCCCTGGGCAGAGTGTGCACCCCACAGGGGAGCGGGGACCCTGTGGGGTTGGAGGACATGGCTCAACCCTGAGCCAGGGGGACCGAGGATGGAGAGGAAGGGGCTCCCCTggtgccagcactgcagagTGTGGGGGAAGTGGGAGGCACGGCGGGGGCTGGCCCGACCTCGGCTGTCCCCTGCCCAAGCTCCCTGGGAATTAGGAGCCCCACGCACACCCTGGTGCAGCcgtgctccagccccacagccctgccatggCACAGGCACCCATGTGCCTGTGTGCTGCCCACCTGGAGTGCACCGTGCCCCACCGTGCCCCACTGTGCCCCGAGCCCCTcgcagctgccagcccccaaCCCTGGGTGCCCCATCCCCGTCCTGCACCACTGACATGGTCAAGCACTGCGGGGCCACAGCACTCACCACCCTGGGCTCAGGCACCGGTGAGGTATTTTGGCAAGGACAAGccctggggggagctggggcggTTGCCGTGGGGTAGGACAGGGGTCTTGGCGGTGGGAGGGTGGCACAGGGGGGATAGCACCAAGAGAcctccccggcccccgcccgcgggGCGCTCAGCGTGGCAGCACAGGAGGGCCGGCAAACCCAACAGAAAGGCAAACGGCTGCAAAGATGTAGGGTGGCCAGGATGGCACCAGGAGGCCCCCACTGtggccctgtgccccccaccctACACAGTGGTCTCATactccagcacctcctggggggcaccaggggtGCGGTACTGCAGACGTGGGGTGGTGGGCGACGCGTACTCCAGCGCCAGGATGGTCTTCCGCAGGCGCCGGTCGATGAAGTGGGCATCCCAGGCTGGGTACTTCTTCCTGGGCAGGTCAATGCGGATGACAGGCCCCTCTGTCCGCGGGGCACGGGCGGCCGGTGCCGGCGGGGCGCAGGGTCTCACCTGGAAAACGGGCACACAGCTGTCCCGCTCCCCCGGTGCCCCATCCCGCTCCCCCCCTGTAGTCCGCGGCAGCGAGCGGGGGGGGCTGGTGACGGCGTCCGCAGGGGACCCCGGTGCTGGGGCTGGTCGCTGCCGGAAAATGCAGCCCCCGGCGTGGGGGCTAAACATAGGGCCGTTGGGGTGCAAGAGGCAGTAGTAGATGAACATGAAGAAGATGCCGAGGGCAAAGCTGGAGCTGACCACACAGACGAGGATTAAGGCGTCGAAGTCAGAGGTGGTCTTGCGGTCGTAGTAGAGGAACCAGAGGATAGTGAGGGCAGCGTTCTCCGACAGTGTGATCATGTAGTAGATGCACATGCGATAGCGGCTCCGTCCCTCCTTGACGTTGAACCAGCAGAAGATGTAGATTATGCCCACCACCATGTTGTAGATGATCTCCTCCCACTTGGACATGCAGAAGTCTGTCTCACCCTGGATGATCCAGAAGGTCATGATGCACCAGTGGGTGACGATGAAGATGCCAAAGTAGAGTTGGAACACAGAGGCAAAGAGGGCGAAGGCGATGGCACGGGCGGCGATGGTGAAGAGGTGCCACAGGATCTGCACCACAGCCCCCTTGTAGGACATGGGCATCTTGTCCTCCCGCGAGTCCCGCAGCACTTTCTGGTAGGAGGCGATCATCCACGCCAGGGAGACCAGTGAGGCTGAGGCCGAGAGCCCTGCAGGCACAAAGCGGGAAGGAGCAGTgacagcctgcagcagcctggggtcCCCCCTCCAGCCGCCCCCATCCTGGGCCGTGCCCCTTACCCTGCAGTGGTTCGATGCTGTTCTGCTGCACCAtgatgctgagctgcagcacaagCTGGGGTGCGCTCTTCAGGAAGGTCTCCAGCAGCCGCAGCATGCTGATATCTGCGCTTTCAAACATCATCCGCCAGTAGAAGTGGCGGCGGCGGTGCTCAGCCTGCCAGcggctctgcagccccaggtACAGTGTGCGGAGGTACCTGTGCAAGGAGGGTGGGAGGGTGAGATGCACCACCACCGCCCAGGCAGCCGAGcttgcctcctcctgcccatgcCAGGCATgccccatcaccaccaccaaCCCGCTCCAGCAAGCGCTTCCCCCCTGATTTGGGACGATGGAAAACCCCCCATGCTGGGGgtgcagagggctgcagggcagcaacGATGCTGGGCACgtccctgtccctccccagggccccaagatgctgggaaggggcagcttGTGCAAAGtcagctcagcaccctgctgccCCATGGCTCACCTGGCCACCACCCCACTGTCCATCCAGCCATCACAGCACCCACCAGCCACCACCCCACTCCTCCACCCCCAGTGTTGCCCCTGGGCCCTCCCCGCAGAGtctggctgctcctgcagccagggatCCTGTCCACAGCCCCGTTCTCCGGTCACCAGTGGATTTCGGTACTctggccccagcccagcaccacagccGGCTGCTTCTCAAAGGGGATATTTTGGTCCCACCTGGCGTGgagcccaccctgcctgcccctgccctggccaggacAAAGGCACCAGCTGGTCGTGCCGCGCTGCCTACGGGAAGCACCCGGGCGCTTGTGCCGGCGTTGCCTTGGCtcttggcagggctgcaggtatAGGCACATGCCAGCCCTGGCCATCTGGTCGTCGGCCGGGGGTCAGCGGAGGTGTGCATGGCACCAATGCACGCACTGCCTGAGTCACTGTCACCAGGGACCCCTCCCTGTGGCCCGGGGCCAGATCCGGGCACCACAGGAGGGGACATAGGGCCGGATGGGCAGGGCATCCccgggcagccctgcctgcaccatgGGCCGGTGGCTCTGCTGCCTCAGGGAAGGgggaagctggaggaagaagaagaaagaacgATGACGGGGAGGACAATGGGCCATAAAGCTTCCTCTCAGCCGAGTAAAACCCTCACGCAGAGTGACAGCCTCTCCATCAGCTCCAGAAAGCGCTGCCAGACGGATCCACTAGCCCGGAGCGCAGGAGAACCCCTGATCCCAGCACTTTCAGCTCATCCGTCAGcgggaggaggcaggagctggccctgctcccGCTGCAGAGGCGGCTGGGTGCTCCCTCCCCTGGGCTGAACAGCCCTGAGACCACAGTAAGGGCCATCAGCTGGGGCCACCGAGGCCCCTGTGCCACCCCACTGCCATCTGCTCTCACCccgggcagccctgccagcttcCTCGGTGTGTGGGAGGGCAGGGTGGGTACGCTGGTCCCGTGGGGCTCCCATGGTCCTCTCCAGCGAGGCCACTTGATGCCCTGGCAGCCCCATCACTGCCTGCCCCATCCTCTCCCACCGCACTGCTGGGAGCCCCAAAAAGCCCTGCCAAGAGCTGGTGACTGGGCAAGACATTGATGTCAGCAAATCACACAATTTTAGTAGTTCCGTCCCAGTTTCAGCAGGTGCTGATGGCCACAGGGGCCAGCCCACAGCCCCGCTCCTGGCCCCCACCAGCTTCTTTGTGCTGGTATCAAAATGACGCTTTAACCTTCACctcggggggcgggggggcagctAATTTTAGACTTTGCTGCTGCCCATGCCTTGCTGCTtgggaggagaggctgcagccGCCTGGCTCCCAACACAGATTCGCACCCCGGTGCCACCTGCTCGTGGCCAGCCAAGCCAGCACTGCCATTGTGGCACCGCCGCAGccactgccccccagcccctctcccctccagccactgctcccagaCCCACAGAAGGGTGAGGGGATGGACCACCCCTCGCTGGCAGGGTGCAAACCAGGGGGGCCTGGGGACGGAGGGCACGGCACAGGGGAACGCAACAGAAGAAGCAATGCAGagcccaggatgctgcagggcaTCACAGCTGGTCCCAGGGCACACACACAGATGAGGCACAGGCGCTGGCAACCTCATCCCCTCCCGGTAATCAGCCTCACTAATTGGGCTCATCAGCACTGTGATCCTGCTGTCTGCGGTGCACAGCAGCCCCCCAAGCACAGACGCCAGAGCTGTGCCGTCCCTGGCTCCTCAGCTGCTCAACAAGTGACCTGTGGCCTCCCCCAGCTTTTGGCGAGGGCACAATCATCCTCCCGTCTTCCCATCAGCTCCATAGATCTCATTAAAACAAGATTTCATCTCCCATCAACTTGCCAGAATGAAATGTTGATTCTTATTTGTTATGCATTTGATCATCCTGTGGTGTTTCAGCCCAGAGAAACCTCCCCACGCTGACAGCGCACGGCGGGCGCTTACCAACCCAGTGCCGCGGCAGCTGCATGGGAAATACAGAATCaatcacttgaaaaaaaatcatttaatttaaaaaaaacgATGATGAGGCAGAAACCTACCACGAGAGCTCTCAGGGCTAATTGCTCCCTCCTTTGTATTACAATGAGTAATCCAACAAAATCCCTGCAGCGGGAAGGTGGTGGGCTCGGGCAGGCACCAGTTTTGCCAGAGTGCCGCCACAGCTGGGTTTGCCACCAGCGTCACCATTTGCCCCCCGCTACTGACCCCAGTTTTCAAgtgttggaaaaaaagaagtgtgagGAGACAAGCTCAGCTCTGGTCTTAACCAAACATGCTAATCATCATTCTCTGATGGAGAAGGATGAGGGATCCCCTGGTCTAAGAGTCAGTGATACAGAGTGCGATTTTCCTAGAAGGTAATTTGGGATATCATCCCTTAATCCTTTACTTAAACAAGGAGAAAATTGCTTCCCTGTTGCAGCCATTTTAATCCCTTACACATCCCACCAAGTCAAGTCACCAGGGAAAGCTGCACATGCACCCAGCTGGGCTGGTACCGCGCTGATGAAAGTCCCTGTGTCCCACTGTTCCCATACCCCGACATGCTCTGGGTCCCCCCGGGTGGACGGGGGCAGACGAGGCTGCTCGTGCTCAGGGAAAGGCTCAGTCCAGCCCTAAAAAGCCCCTTGTCCTGCACACCAGGCCTGAcccctgtgctgggtgctgcagcaggacaagCTGACACCCCAAAGTCAGGTACTCCCAGGGCCAAGAGGGGTCCTGCCCCCGAGCAGGCAGAGGTGTTGGCAGGGGGGAAACCTGTGGGTCCCAGCTTTGCCACCCTTCATAAGCCCACCCAGGGAGCTGCCAAGGGTGTCTGTGCCCCACAGGGCTGCCACCAGACTGGCATCAGGACCAAGGGGTGGCACCAAGTTCCCAAGCCAACAGAGGATGGGGGGACATGGGCTGATGAGGGGTTTTTGGGGAGGACCTGCACATAGAGAAGGCACCACAGGTCTGGCCCCGGTGACCACCCCAGGCAGCCGTACCAGGTGTGACCCCGGGCTAAAGCAGACACAGGGACACAAcgggcacaggcagggctgtccccagTGCAAAGGGACCCACAGAGACACAccagccagctgccagcccatgGAGGTGGCAGGGGACCCCTGGCACACTGACAGGTGGGAGGCATGTGTGGCGTGCACAGCATCCCTTCTCTTTGGTGTTTCTTTGGTGAAAAAGTTGGTGACTTTTTTGCGAGCAGATTGGATAACAATTCCCAGGCTGCAAAAGCATCCAAGCAGCAGCCCACAAGCGCACCCGTGGTGTGGGCCCGGCTGGGGGACGGGCACATGCTTACACGAGCACATGGTCATGCAACCGGCACGGTCTCCAGAGAACATCCATGGCAGAGTATTTGCATGTGCATCATGAACATGCTGATGACAACTAActtcagcagcttctcacagcagCTGTAATTTGGGATAATCTCAGAGTTAGTGCTAggagctgcctttgcagctgggaagcagctgtaCTTTTGTGAGGATTTGGGGGTCTTTGCCACAGCTGAGGCTCAGAGCTGCACAGCGATGGATTTGTTAGGGGTGAGACCTGCTGAGGTGATCAcaaggcagggaggaagcagGTAAATTGGGGAAAGGGGAGATGTTTGGCAAGGGCTACAGTGCCCTGGCCAGGGAAAAGCCTTCCCTTCACATGCAGCATTTATTCAACACTTCTTTAACTGCCACATGCACCTGCACCGGATCCAACCTCACTAATGGGTTTAGCAAACTGCATTTAACTGGTCACCCGAGCTAATCCCAAATCCTGAGATTAGAAAGAGCCTCAGCTGCAGCTTGAGACCAACATGTCCTGGAGGGTCAGTGCTGAGAGTTACCATTTTAATTAGCTTAAGAGCCTCCATGGTGCAGCAGATCAGGAGACCGTGGCTGACACCACCGGGAGCaaagcccctgcctgcagcccagaccTGGCTCGAGCCAGGATCAGGTAATTGCCCGCAGGGTGCTGGGGCCAAGGCTGCCTGCAGACAGGCTTAGCAGCTGGTGGGCCAGAGAGCTCCCATCCTCTCCTtcaccagctcctccagcacacTGACAGGGTTTACACGCACCTGCAGCCAGCATACCCCAAGAGCTCCCATGGGGATGGGTGGGATCAGGGAGGAACAGGAGTTCTGTTGgtgagggaaggggcaggagcCCCTCTAGCACGGTGCACGCTGCCCTGTGAAACAGTTAGAGATCCCAGGAGCAtcccaggaaaagcagcagcagcagaaatgcatGCAGACAACAGGGAGTGGAGGAGCCTCTGTACTACAGTAGCTCAGGAGgggaaacagcacagaaacccGAGCCGGGAGCACTGCCCGCTCCCTGCATTGTTCCGGGAATTTGCCATTGTCTCCGCTGCCCTCCCAGCACCAacctccctgggaagcagcTCGGTGCCAGAGCCACAGCTCTTCCCCAGCGCCCAGAGCTCAGcggagctgggagggagcagggccgGCTCCACAGCACAGGGGAGGAAGATGCCAAAAAACCGTCAGCTCATGCTTCTGGAGGGTCTGCGGAGATGCAGGCAAAGGGCCCTGAGCTTGCTCCCATCTGCcaagctgctgccctgcccgcaTAGCCTGCCTTTCCCCGGGCCCAGGAAGGGTCAGGCATCAGAGCCTGGGTAGGCTGGGGACAAACAGTACCTCCTCACCCACGATCCCACAGACCACAGCGAGCTCCAAGCTGGAGTACGGAGAGATGTCTGGGATAAGGATCCGAGCCCAGGGCATTTGGGGCCTGGCAGAAGCATTTCACACTCCCTGGGACTCGGCTGCCATGGCCAGGCAGGCTCCCCAGCAGGCCCAGCACCGTCTGGCCAGTGGGGCAGCAAGTCTGTGCCACTCAGCTGGGCTACCAGCTCCCACCCGtacccacagctcctgcccgTGCACACCTGCACCCACAGTCAGGCTCTGCTGGGCCTCTCCTCTGCCATTCAtcctgctgtggctgcaaaGGGATTGACCCCCatgccctccccagctgcctgggccCCTGCTGCACCTCGCCATCCCCACCCATGTCCCCCCCAtgccctgctgtccccacctGTGTCCTCCATGCTGCATTATATTATCCCCACCCATGTCCCTTGCTGCACCTTGCCACTCCCTCTAGCCTCAGCCTGGCTCCATGACCCTTGTGCCTCTggacctgccctggctgccacAGGGGGATGAGGCCCCACAGTAGTTCTATCCTGGCCCCCGGTAACCCTGGCACCCCCATGCCCCTGTCCCTGTGTACCTCAAGAcctgcctcagctgcagcaAATAGATGAggccccacagcagcctcacTCAGTCCCATCCTGGCTCTGTGTCCCTTGTAGCCACCCATACCTTCACACCCACCTCAGTTTCAGAATGTGGATAAGGCCACACAACAGCTCCATCCTGGCTCCCTGgtacccccccaccccctgtcGTCCCATAGCCCCGTACCTCCAGACCCATCCCAGCTTCAGCACGTGGATGAGGCCCCGCAACAACCCCATCCTGGTCTCTACTGTCCACCCACAAcccccccatcctccctgtACCTCCAGACCTGcgccagctgcagcaggtggatgaggccctgcagcagccccattCCGGCCCTATGGTACCCCACCCCCCCGTCCCCCCGTACCTCCAgacctgccccagctgcagcaggtggatgaggccctgcagcagccagacgCAGAGGCGGCAGCAGCCGCGGGGGCCGCGGGCGCTGTCCTTGGTGCTGCCGGCGCTGTCCTTGGTGCTGGCGGCGAAGTCGTACACGAACCACCTGAAGCTGAGCAGCTGCACCACCAGCGAGGGCAGCAGCACGAACAGCAGCGTCAGCCCGAACCACCACCGCTGCCCCCGCACGTAGTAGTGGGCCGCCAGCCACAGGTCCGAGGCGCCGTCCGCGAAGCACACCAGGAGGGCGCAGAGCACCCAGCAGCCGTCCCGCAGCCGGTAGCGCCGCGCCgggggggccgcgccgcccgcctgcctcccgccgccgccctccgGGCTCTCCAGCCGCacggccgggccgccgccgccgtccgACTTCGCGGCCATGTTGTcgggggagaggaggagaaaggagggagcGGGAGAGACTTCCGGAGGGAGGACGGCGCCGCCGAGCCCgccccggcagcgcccgccccTGCCGG
Proteins encoded in this region:
- the XKR7 gene encoding XK-related protein 7; the protein is MAAKSDGGGGPAVRLESPEGGGGRQAGGAAPPARRYRLRDGCWVLCALLVCFADGASDLWLAAHYYVRGQRWWFGLTLLFVLLPSLVVQLLSFRWFVYDFAASTKDSAGSTKDSARGPRGCCRLCVWLLQGLIHLLQLGQVWRYLRTLYLGLQSRWQAEHRRRHFYWRMMFESADISMLRLLETFLKSAPQLVLQLSIMVQQNSIEPLQGLSASASLVSLAWMIASYQKVLRDSREDKMPMSYKGAVVQILWHLFTIAARAIAFALFASVFQLYFGIFIVTHWCIMTFWIIQGETDFCMSKWEEIIYNMVVGIIYIFCWFNVKEGRSRYRMCIYYMITLSENAALTILWFLYYDRKTTSDFDALILVCVVSSSFALGIFFMFIYYCLLHPNGPMFSPHAGGCIFRQRPAPAPGSPADAVTSPPRSLPRTTGGERDGAPGERDSCVPVFQVRPCAPPAPAARAPRTEGPVIRIDLPRKKYPAWDAHFIDRRLRKTILALEYASPTTPRLQYRTPGAPQEVLEYETTV